One genomic region from Campylobacter sp. RM5004 encodes:
- the nadD gene encoding nicotinate (nicotinamide) nucleotide adenylyltransferase — MKIAIFGGSFDPVHLGHEKVVNVALNTLDIDKLIILPTYISLFKENFSASPELRISWLEKIFTKSDKLIISDYEVRQNRPVPSFDSVMYFKNLLNPSLIYFIIGADHLKTLHKWHNYEELSKNVVFVIASRDNIFIPNDYLKLDINEDISSSFIRNNLVLEKVNPKIKDEVKEFYKGKK, encoded by the coding sequence TTGAAAATAGCAATTTTTGGCGGTAGTTTTGACCCTGTGCATTTAGGTCATGAAAAAGTAGTAAATGTAGCGTTAAATACATTAGATATTGATAAGCTTATAATATTACCTACTTATATTAGTTTGTTTAAAGAAAATTTTAGTGCAAGTCCTGAGTTAAGAATTTCATGGCTTGAAAAAATTTTTACAAAAAGTGACAAATTAATAATAAGTGATTATGAGGTTAGACAAAATAGACCGGTTCCTAGCTTTGATAGTGTAATGTATTTTAAAAATTTACTAAATCCTAGTTTAATTTATTTTATAATAGGAGCTGATCATTTAAAAACTTTACATAAATGGCATAATTATGAAGAATTATCAAAAAATGTTGTTTTTGTAATAGCAAGTAGGGATAATATTTTTATACCTAATGATTATTTAAAGCTTGATATTAACGAAGATATATCATCAAGTTTTATAAGAAATAATTTAGTTTTAGAAAAAGTTAATCCAAAAATAAAAGATGAAGTAAAAGAATTTTACAAAGGAAAA
- the gap gene encoding type I glyceraldehyde-3-phosphate dehydrogenase, with protein MGVNVAINGFGRIGRCLSRIILSENKLNLVAINCSWDMKNIKYLLKYDSVHGNFNQEIDNDGEDVLIVGNKRIQIIRSREIENIDFAKYGASLVFECTGAFLTQEKTKAYLDNGIKKVIMSAPPKDNTPMFVMDVNHNNYKGEAIISNASCTTNCLAPMAKVLDENFGIKKALMNTIHAYTATQELCDTKCPKDIRRGRAAALNLVPSSTGAAKSIGKVIPNLLGKVDGQSVRTSLANVSMLDLTLLLDKKTSKEEINETFIKASKNMSEILAIDYDCCVSSDFCTSTYGCVFVPDLTQIIDEDFVKVLAWYDNEYGYSYQLNRLAQHISKEL; from the coding sequence ATGGGAGTAAATGTAGCGATAAATGGATTCGGAAGAATCGGAAGATGTCTTAGTAGAATAATTCTTAGCGAAAACAAGCTAAATTTGGTGGCAATTAACTGCTCGTGGGATATGAAAAATATTAAATATCTTCTAAAATACGATAGTGTTCATGGGAATTTCAATCAAGAAATTGATAATGATGGAGAAGATGTATTAATAGTAGGAAATAAAAGAATTCAAATAATTAGAAGTAGAGAGATTGAAAATATTGATTTTGCTAAATACGGAGCTAGTTTAGTTTTTGAATGCACGGGAGCTTTTTTAACACAAGAAAAAACTAAAGCTTATTTGGATAATGGTATTAAAAAAGTAATCATGTCAGCACCACCAAAAGATAATACTCCTATGTTTGTAATGGATGTAAATCATAATAATTATAAAGGTGAAGCAATTATTTCAAACGCAAGTTGCACCACAAACTGCCTTGCACCAATGGCAAAAGTTTTAGATGAAAATTTTGGTATTAAAAAAGCCTTAATGAATACAATTCACGCTTATACAGCAACTCAAGAGCTTTGCGATACAAAATGCCCTAAAGATATTAGAAGGGGTCGTGCAGCAGCACTAAACTTAGTTCCTTCAAGCACAGGCGCAGCTAAATCAATAGGAAAAGTTATACCAAATCTTTTAGGTAAGGTTGATGGTCAAAGCGTAAGAACTAGCTTAGCAAATGTTTCAATGCTAGATTTAACACTATTATTAGATAAAAAAACTTCAAAAGAAGAAATAAACGAAACCTTTATAAAAGCTAGTAAAAATATGAGCGAAATATTAGCAATTGATTATGATTGTTGCGTTTCAAGTGATTTTTGCACTAGCACTTATGGTTGTGTTTTTGTTCCTGATTTAACTCAAATAATTGATGAAGATTTTGTAAAAGTTCTAGCTTGGTATGACAACGAATACGGATATTCGTATCAATTAAATAGACTAGCTCAACATATTAGCAAGGAGTTGTAA